Proteins from a single region of Ammoniphilus oxalaticus:
- the thiM gene encoding hydroxyethylthiazole kinase, producing the protein MQNDKIAELLERIRNHNPLVHSMTNVVVTNFTANGLLALGASPVMAYAKQEVADMARIAGAVVLNIGTLNETEVEAMLLAGQAANSAGVPLLFDPVGAGATPYRTNTARKIVRDTRVSILRGNAAEVANVVGQEWAIKGVDAGEGDGDIVDLAKKAAVALKTVVVITGETDIISDGKVTYAVKNGNALLTKVTGTGCLVTAVIGAFAAVESNLLIASIAALVSYGIAAETAARLKGAEGPGSFQIEFLNQLARLDGKQIRELGLFERI; encoded by the coding sequence ATGCAAAACGATAAGATTGCTGAACTATTAGAACGAATTCGTAACCATAATCCACTTGTGCACAGCATGACTAATGTCGTCGTCACAAATTTTACTGCAAACGGTTTATTAGCTTTAGGCGCCTCACCTGTGATGGCCTACGCGAAACAAGAGGTCGCCGACATGGCGCGCATCGCAGGGGCTGTCGTTTTAAATATCGGCACATTAAATGAAACAGAAGTAGAGGCGATGTTACTAGCGGGGCAAGCTGCGAATAGCGCGGGTGTTCCGTTATTATTTGATCCCGTCGGCGCGGGCGCAACTCCTTATCGAACAAATACTGCTCGAAAAATCGTTCGAGATACCCGCGTTTCCATCCTTAGAGGAAATGCCGCTGAGGTCGCTAATGTCGTTGGACAGGAGTGGGCGATTAAAGGGGTTGACGCTGGAGAGGGCGATGGAGATATCGTCGATTTAGCCAAAAAAGCTGCAGTAGCGCTGAAGACAGTTGTCGTCATTACCGGTGAAACGGACATTATTAGCGATGGAAAAGTTACCTATGCTGTAAAAAATGGGAATGCTTTACTGACAAAGGTGACGGGTACCGGCTGCTTAGTAACCGCTGTAATCGGCGCGTTCGCCGCGGTTGAATCCAATTTATTAATTGCGTCCATCGCGGCGCTTGTAAGTTATGGTATAGCCGCCGAAACGGCCGCGCGCCTGAAAGGCGCAGAAGGACCAGGGAGTTTCCAAATTGAATTTCTAAATCAATTAGCCCGACTCGACGGCAAACAAATTAGAGAACTAGGATTGTTTGAACGGATATAG
- the bshB2 gene encoding bacillithiol biosynthesis deacetylase BshB2 has product MTEHLLIIFPHPDDEAFSCAGMVRSYTERGVPTTYICLTLGEMGRNMGNPIFANRETLPLIRKKELEQACEAMGVNDLRLWGMRDKTIEFEVELADQLYDALLAIKPTKVISFYPGFSVHPDHDACAEAVVKAIRKLEPTQRPIFYGVAFAADSIEKLGRPSFIVDVSRYRDVKMAVLEAHASQSEGMLNRVTKYKEPALLKRLEEEWFWGIDFSK; this is encoded by the coding sequence ATGACTGAACATCTTTTAATCATATTTCCTCACCCCGATGATGAAGCATTTAGTTGCGCGGGAATGGTCCGCTCCTATACGGAACGGGGAGTCCCAACGACTTATATTTGTTTGACATTAGGTGAAATGGGTCGCAATATGGGCAATCCTATTTTCGCCAATCGAGAGACGCTACCTTTGATTCGTAAGAAAGAATTAGAACAAGCTTGTGAGGCGATGGGTGTTAACGATCTGCGATTATGGGGGATGCGAGATAAAACGATTGAATTTGAAGTAGAGCTTGCTGATCAGCTTTATGACGCGCTGTTAGCGATAAAACCAACCAAAGTCATTAGTTTCTATCCAGGTTTCAGCGTCCATCCTGATCATGATGCCTGCGCGGAGGCCGTTGTCAAAGCCATCCGAAAATTAGAACCTACGCAAAGGCCCATCTTTTATGGTGTCGCTTTTGCCGCAGACTCAATAGAAAAATTAGGTCGACCGTCTTTCATTGTTGACGTTTCTCGATATCGAGACGTGAAGATGGCTGTTTTAGAAGCCCACGCGTCACAAAGCGAAGGAATGCTCAATCGTGTAACGAAATACAAAGAACCAGCCCTATTGAAACGACTAGAGGAAGAATGGTTCTGGGGTATAGATTTTAGCAAGTAA
- a CDS encoding DUF1641 domain-containing protein, with amino-acid sequence MAKAIRNIEREQIDPAEAQSQDIQEVLGAVAESKDALIVFLDILKEAHEAGLLDILQGVLKTREEVSMLALQQLNQQSVYHSVKNVTSLARFIGQIEPEQLSRILNGVAHGLQKTTSDPTDEGKPSGLWGLTKNLRDSDVNSTLYTALEFMKGMGEGLRKGPPSVH; translated from the coding sequence ATGGCCAAAGCCATCCGTAACATCGAGAGGGAGCAGATAGATCCAGCGGAAGCGCAAAGTCAAGATATCCAAGAGGTGCTTGGGGCTGTCGCGGAAAGTAAGGATGCGTTAATCGTTTTTTTAGACATCCTCAAGGAAGCGCATGAAGCTGGACTATTGGACATTTTACAAGGGGTATTGAAGACGCGGGAGGAAGTTAGCATGCTGGCCCTCCAGCAATTAAACCAACAGTCTGTCTATCACTCGGTTAAAAACGTGACGAGCTTAGCAAGATTTATAGGTCAAATTGAACCGGAACAATTAAGCCGCATCTTAAATGGGGTCGCGCATGGCTTACAGAAAACAACAAGCGACCCAACAGACGAAGGAAAACCTAGCGGTCTATGGGGCTTAACCAAAAACTTGCGGGACTCAGATGTGAATTCTACGTTATATACAGCGCTTGAATTCATGAAAGGAATGGGCGAAGGTTTGCGTAAAGGCCCTCCTTCTGTTCACTAA
- a CDS encoding cysteine desulfurase family protein — translation MDNIYLDYNASTPIDQEVAEAMQPYLSDFFGNPSSSHWASKQAGSAIQQARAQVASLLGCSSDEIIFTSGGSEANNHALKGVFYALQAKGKHIITSKIEHPAILAPCHFLEKLGAEVTYVGVDEFGQVSVEEVKRAIREDTILISIMHANNEVGTLQPIEKISHIAKERGILLHTDAAQSVGKVPTRVDELGVDLLTIAGHKMYAPKGVGALYIRQGTPIESFIHGAGHENGRRAGTENVMFIVGLGKASALAEQNLENQGEGQLRDHFEQALKKHFGERVVINGHPTERLPNTASISFVEQIGQDILKKLPEVAASTGAACDSGQVQLSSVLKEMKVEPRVGMGTIRFSLGRYTTLEQIEHVVESLVNTI, via the coding sequence ATGGACAATATTTATCTCGATTATAATGCGAGCACTCCAATTGACCAGGAAGTAGCCGAGGCGATGCAACCTTATCTGAGCGATTTTTTTGGCAATCCTTCAAGCAGCCATTGGGCGTCGAAACAAGCGGGATCTGCTATTCAACAAGCCCGAGCCCAAGTCGCTTCTTTATTAGGTTGCAGCTCTGATGAAATTATTTTCACTAGCGGCGGCAGCGAAGCGAATAATCACGCTCTGAAAGGAGTCTTTTATGCCCTGCAAGCGAAAGGAAAACATATCATTACGAGCAAGATCGAACATCCTGCGATCCTTGCCCCTTGTCATTTTCTTGAGAAATTGGGAGCCGAAGTAACGTATGTTGGCGTTGATGAATTTGGACAAGTGTCTGTCGAGGAAGTGAAGCGAGCGATTCGCGAAGATACAATTCTGATCTCGATTATGCACGCGAACAATGAGGTGGGAACGCTGCAACCGATTGAAAAAATCTCCCATATCGCAAAAGAGCGTGGCATTTTGTTGCATACAGACGCGGCGCAATCCGTTGGAAAAGTTCCAACTCGCGTGGATGAACTTGGCGTGGATCTGCTAACGATTGCCGGTCATAAAATGTATGCTCCGAAAGGGGTTGGCGCCCTTTACATTCGCCAAGGGACTCCAATCGAGAGCTTTATCCATGGAGCGGGACATGAAAATGGCCGTCGAGCCGGCACGGAAAATGTGATGTTTATCGTCGGCTTAGGTAAAGCGTCCGCTCTCGCTGAACAAAACCTTGAGAATCAAGGCGAAGGCCAGCTAAGGGATCACTTTGAACAGGCTTTGAAAAAGCATTTTGGAGAACGAGTAGTCATTAATGGGCATCCGACAGAACGCTTGCCAAACACAGCGAGTATAAGTTTTGTAGAACAAATAGGACAAGATATTTTGAAAAAGCTACCCGAAGTTGCTGCCTCAACAGGAGCCGCCTGTGACTCGGGACAAGTCCAACTATCTTCGGTCCTAAAAGAGATGAAGGTGGAGCCTAGGGTTGGAATGGGAACGATCCGTTTCAGCCTTGGACGATATACGACATTAGAGCAAATTGAACATGTCGTTGAATCCTTAGTAAACACTATATAA
- a CDS encoding heavy-metal-associated domain-containing protein, with protein sequence MKIKKLSIQGMHEQKDVELIKGALLDVWGVRQVEINLPQAEAKVSYNDAAASAIDIEQAVIDQGYALDREEV encoded by the coding sequence ATGAAAATAAAGAAGCTATCGATTCAAGGGATGCATGAGCAAAAAGACGTTGAACTCATAAAAGGCGCTCTGCTAGATGTATGGGGCGTTCGCCAAGTGGAAATCAACTTGCCGCAAGCGGAGGCGAAAGTATCCTATAATGACGCTGCGGCTTCCGCAATAGATATTGAACAAGCAGTCATTGACCAAGGCTATGCATTGGATAGGGAGGAAGTGTAG
- a CDS encoding DsbA family oxidoreductase, producing MGARRLEAALKEFAHSEHVKITYKSFELDPEKPKDATMDAYDNLATKYGMSREQAKKTYADMNQQAQAEGLDFQFDKMIPANTFDAHRLTLLATASGKQPQMVERLFSAYFIEGKRLSDRETLLELGEEVGLDTKQIAAMLDGTAYSEQVRTEQREAQELGVRAVPFYVIDRKYGISGAHPSEFFLKTLDKAWQESQPLSIVNNDDEHSGDACDETGCQIDPNNKS from the coding sequence ATTGGCGCTCGTCGGCTGGAGGCCGCGTTAAAAGAGTTTGCTCATAGCGAACATGTTAAAATTACTTACAAAAGTTTTGAATTAGACCCAGAAAAACCAAAAGATGCGACAATGGATGCTTATGATAACCTAGCGACGAAATATGGGATGAGTCGGGAACAGGCGAAAAAAACGTACGCCGATATGAACCAACAAGCGCAAGCTGAAGGACTTGATTTTCAGTTTGACAAGATGATTCCCGCTAATACGTTTGATGCCCATCGGTTAACGCTATTAGCGACCGCGTCAGGCAAGCAACCGCAAATGGTTGAGCGTTTGTTTTCCGCTTACTTTATTGAAGGAAAACGGCTGAGCGATCGAGAAACACTCTTGGAGCTTGGCGAAGAGGTTGGACTGGACACAAAGCAAATCGCCGCGATGCTAGATGGTACCGCGTATAGTGAACAAGTTCGAACTGAACAACGAGAAGCTCAGGAGTTGGGGGTCCGCGCTGTCCCTTTTTATGTAATAGATCGGAAATATGGGATTTCTGGAGCCCATCCAAGCGAATTCTTTTTAAAAACGTTAGACAAAGCATGGCAAGAAAGCCAGCCGCTTTCAATCGTCAATAACGATGATGAGCATTCTGGCGACGCGTGTGATGAGACAGGCTGTCAGATCGATCCAAATAATAAATCGTAA
- the fdhF gene encoding formate dehydrogenase subunit alpha codes for MGSRQEQFSIRINNQDLFAKPGQKVLEAAREQDLYIPSICFHDQLGAIQSCDTCYVEINGELVRSCATEAKPGMEISSISDKAKAAQREGMERILTRHELYCTVCDNNNGNCTVHNTAEYFEIEHQQYEFKPKPYPPDNTHPFYRYEPDQCILCGLCVEACQDLQVNETLTIDWNREHPRVIWDNDVSIDESSCVSCGHCVTVCPCNALMEKSMLGEAGYLTGIPKQALEPMIDLTKEIEPGYKEIFVISEMEAAMRKARIKRTKTVCTYCGVGCSFEIWTKDRKILKVEPQQEAPANGISTCIKGKFGWDFVNSEERLTKPLIRKGDRFVEASWDEALDLIASKLTEIKEREGSDSIGYIASSKCTNEENYLFQKLARAVMGTNNVDNCSRYCQSPATAGLIRTVGIGGDSGTIQDIYSAGLVLVIGANPAESHPVLATRIKRAHKLHGQKLAVVDLRKNELAERADLFIHPKPSTDLVLLNAITKYIIDQGWGAQSFIEERVNGYEEYVASLEKFTLEYAEETTGIEQQTLIQLAKMVHEAEGVCILWGMGVTQHLGATDTSTAISNLLLVTGNYGKPGAGAYPLRGHNNVQGACDFGTMPAWMPGYEPVEDAQVRKKYGHAWGVELPAKPGLNNHQMVEMIHKGKLKAMYLFGEEMAIVDSNSNHVDSAFEKLDFFVVQDIFFSRTAQFADVVLPAAPSLEKEGTFTNTERRIQRFYRVLEPMGESKPDWEIFQLLANKLGANWNYTHPSEIMAEAARLAPVFAGVSYERLEGFNSQLWPVQADGTDTELLYTDKFAFPDGKARLFPVDWTPPFDPGEDYDLHLNNGRLLEHFHEGNLTYRVPGIVHKVSQPWLEVSPELAEQRGIDDGALVQLTSPYGEVEVRAHVTDTVKGNELYLTMNSTTDEDMVNRLTSSYHDRITHTPNYKEMNVKMVVLEAQGEPPLPDVNHRFGNRVPQIGIKVEDKWKRADFTPIPEWLENGGEQHGQSHP; via the coding sequence ATGGGATCGAGACAGGAGCAATTTTCGATTCGGATCAATAACCAAGATTTGTTTGCAAAGCCGGGTCAAAAGGTTTTAGAGGCGGCAAGAGAACAAGACTTGTACATCCCAAGTATTTGTTTTCATGATCAATTGGGAGCAATCCAGTCGTGTGATACATGTTATGTTGAAATAAACGGGGAACTGGTTCGCTCGTGCGCGACTGAAGCTAAACCGGGCATGGAAATCAGCTCTATTTCAGACAAGGCGAAGGCGGCTCAACGTGAAGGAATGGAACGCATTTTAACGCGCCATGAACTGTACTGCACAGTGTGCGATAACAACAATGGAAATTGTACCGTCCATAATACAGCGGAATATTTCGAAATTGAGCATCAGCAGTATGAATTTAAACCGAAACCGTATCCTCCCGACAATACCCATCCATTCTATCGTTACGAACCAGATCAATGTATTTTATGTGGTTTATGTGTGGAGGCTTGTCAAGATTTACAAGTCAACGAAACATTAACGATCGATTGGAACCGCGAACATCCCCGCGTCATTTGGGATAACGATGTGTCGATCGATGAATCCTCCTGCGTATCGTGTGGGCATTGTGTCACTGTATGTCCTTGTAATGCTCTAATGGAAAAATCAATGCTCGGTGAGGCCGGTTATTTGACAGGGATACCGAAACAAGCGCTTGAGCCGATGATCGATCTCACGAAAGAAATCGAGCCAGGTTACAAAGAAATCTTTGTGATATCTGAGATGGAAGCAGCGATGAGAAAAGCTCGGATCAAGCGGACAAAAACAGTCTGTACGTATTGCGGGGTTGGCTGTAGTTTTGAAATCTGGACAAAAGATCGGAAAATACTAAAAGTCGAGCCGCAACAGGAGGCGCCTGCCAACGGAATTTCCACTTGCATTAAAGGGAAATTTGGCTGGGATTTTGTCAACAGCGAGGAGCGGTTAACAAAGCCATTGATCCGAAAAGGAGACCGCTTTGTCGAGGCGAGCTGGGATGAGGCGCTTGATTTAATCGCCTCTAAGTTAACAGAAATCAAGGAACGAGAGGGTTCTGATTCCATCGGATACATTGCCTCATCGAAGTGTACGAATGAAGAGAACTATTTGTTTCAAAAGTTGGCCCGCGCAGTGATGGGTACAAATAATGTGGACAACTGTTCACGATATTGTCAGTCCCCAGCTACCGCTGGTCTAATTCGAACTGTCGGAATCGGAGGGGACTCTGGAACGATTCAAGATATTTACTCCGCTGGTCTCGTGCTCGTGATTGGAGCGAATCCCGCGGAATCCCATCCCGTGTTGGCAACTCGGATTAAACGGGCTCATAAATTACATGGGCAAAAATTAGCGGTTGTTGATTTAAGGAAGAATGAACTTGCAGAACGAGCGGATTTGTTTATTCACCCTAAACCATCGACAGACTTGGTGTTATTGAATGCGATTACCAAATATATCATTGATCAAGGGTGGGGGGCGCAATCGTTTATTGAAGAACGTGTCAATGGATATGAAGAATACGTTGCATCTTTAGAAAAGTTTACGCTGGAATACGCTGAAGAAACGACAGGAATTGAGCAACAGACCTTGATCCAACTGGCTAAAATGGTACACGAAGCAGAAGGTGTCTGTATTTTATGGGGGATGGGGGTTACCCAACACCTCGGGGCGACGGATACGAGCACAGCTATATCTAATTTGTTGCTCGTTACGGGCAATTACGGTAAACCAGGGGCTGGAGCTTATCCGCTGCGTGGCCATAATAACGTTCAAGGCGCTTGCGATTTCGGCACGATGCCTGCTTGGATGCCTGGATATGAGCCCGTGGAAGACGCGCAAGTTCGGAAAAAATACGGGCATGCTTGGGGTGTTGAGCTACCCGCTAAGCCTGGATTGAACAACCATCAAATGGTCGAGATGATTCATAAAGGCAAGCTCAAAGCGATGTATTTGTTCGGAGAAGAAATGGCCATTGTCGACTCGAATAGCAACCATGTTGACTCTGCGTTTGAAAAACTAGACTTTTTTGTTGTCCAGGACATCTTTTTTTCAAGAACCGCTCAGTTTGCGGATGTTGTGTTGCCAGCCGCGCCGAGTTTGGAAAAAGAGGGAACCTTTACGAACACGGAGCGACGCATTCAACGGTTTTACCGTGTGTTAGAACCGATGGGCGAGTCGAAACCCGATTGGGAAATTTTCCAACTGCTCGCTAACAAACTCGGAGCCAATTGGAATTATACGCATCCAAGCGAAATTATGGCCGAAGCCGCGCGGTTGGCGCCTGTTTTTGCGGGGGTTAGCTACGAACGTTTGGAAGGGTTCAACTCGCAACTATGGCCAGTTCAAGCCGATGGAACAGACACTGAACTGCTTTACACCGATAAATTTGCTTTTCCAGATGGCAAAGCCCGCTTGTTCCCAGTCGATTGGACGCCGCCATTTGATCCTGGAGAAGATTATGATCTGCACTTAAACAACGGAAGGTTGCTTGAACATTTCCATGAAGGGAATTTAACGTACCGTGTGCCGGGGATTGTTCACAAAGTATCTCAGCCGTGGCTAGAGGTTTCGCCGGAATTAGCTGAACAACGAGGGATTGACGATGGAGCTTTAGTTCAGTTGACTTCCCCATATGGAGAGGTCGAAGTGAGAGCTCATGTAACAGATACAGTAAAAGGGAATGAGCTATATCTAACGATGAACTCAACAACGGATGAAGACATGGTGAACCGTTTGACGAGTAGCTATCATGATCGGATTACCCATACGCCAAATTACAAGGAAATGAACGTGAAAATGGTCGTGCTCGAAGCGCAAGGAGAACCACCTTTGCCTGATGTGAATCATCGTTTTGGTAACCGTGTCCCTCAAATCGGCATCAAAGTGGAAGACAAATGGAAACGGGCAGACTTCACGCCGATCCCAGAATGGTTAGAAAATGGAGGCGAACAACATGGCCAAAGCCATCCGTAA